ATAATTTCCATAACATATTACACATTTTACCTTTTACTATTATGAGGCTCATtgcaaattactaaaaatactaaaaattgcaATTCTCTTATGTATGACAAAAGATGATAGAGAATTGATAGAATagcttttgtttatatttttaaaacattgttaaaaagccttgaataattaaaatggaCTATTATATTTGTCGAAATAGGTTAAGcagttcttaaaaatatatagagaaaTTCTTTACATATAGGAAGAGAAAGTAAtaactaaaaaacaaatatatttgattcTTCTTACTTtatctaacataaataaaaaatgagtaaCCTGCCAtgcttattatatacaaaaaaataattgcttaataacTTCTTTGGGTTTTATCTATACAAATCTagacaatatataatgtaaaggtCATGATCGTTTGATGGGATTTTCCACTATCCTTCCTAAAaggaataatatttacatttataatatatcttaaaatattattattctattcatTATGCTACTTTCCTGaagatttatacaaaaatattattataagtaacttagcaatatttattttaaacaaagatcatatttatataaatcttaaataagtAACACTTCGTATATgttccactgttgggctaagcgtttggactctactaccacttaccatcaggtggagtagagtcatttgccatcccggacatataaaaaaaaaaaaaaaggcgcTTATTGAGAAGAAAGCTGCaaacttaatataatagtaataaatctATTTCACATAAGGATTTGTACATTTACTCAGTCTAGACAAGAAATAACTCGTGCAATAATGAAAGTTAACAAAGACATTTTAGAGTACAGTCTGGTCATCCTAGCTAGATTATTAGAATAACCTGTGTTGAGGGCCAGCCATCCTCCAGGTgtgaataaatatgttatagtaCAAGTAAATTTACTATCATTTATAGGCATGAACAATAGCAATAATGCTTACAGCTAACCTTAACAAGTTTTTAAGAAATGATGTGATTGTGTATAAGTTAGTGatgtgtatttgtatatttgtatgtatgtgtgcgtTTGTGTACCTTTTAATATAAGGATtaggaaaatttataaaataattctggacaaaaaagtaaataagtatcAACATTActagtagtagggctttgtgcaggcccatctaggtaggtaccacccactcattagatattctaccacaaaacagtagtacttggtattgttgtgttccagtttgaagggtgagtgagctagtgtaattatagccgcaagggacataacatcttagttcccaaggttggtggtgcattggtgatgttaacatttcttacaatgccaatgcctatgggtgttggtgtacacttaccatcaggtggcccatatgctcgtccgccaacctatactagaGATGAGAGAGAAGATACAGTCTGTTTGCAACTGGAATAGTTTTATTGGAAATAAGTAGTTCAGTATTTAATTTACTGTAGAGAAAAGGGCCAAGATGAAAACAAaatctttgttaaaatatatacattggcTGAATTAAGTtgcatacttcatttttatgcCTGTTAGCGGTATAATTGTAAGGTGTCTTTTtgtgttgaataataataataattaagataaacaactTCCTGACATCAATGTGCTCAGGGAtacattataacttttatataatgttgccataggaAAGAGAATAGAAAGGACTTGATATACATAGAGCCACCTCGGTTTTTTTCATTTACCAAATATAAATAGGTTTCGATTATGGTTCTAACCATTGCATTAGCATTACAATTTAGATTAATGGATCAACCACTATCACAGGGATGGGCCGCAACAGTTCACGTATAGCGTCGCGGCGCATTGCGTCTAACAGCCGCGAGCCGACCTCGTACGCAGGGCTCCTCAGTGACGATGAAGACGATGCGGATTGGTCCGGTGGCTCCTTGCAGAGCGACCGCAGGAAGCGCAGGATGAAAAACAACCATAACAAACGTTCCAGTAAAAGTCACAAGTGAgttttagtttttgttattcaatttaaatataaattaccatttttattatagCAATGAAATGATTGTAACGAATTCAGGTAAAATATGTGACTGTCTGAATATTAGTGGATACAAATATGACATATTTTCATTGGAATTTAGACACGAGCAGGTTTCCTGaatttgttttctttcaccgttgAGCGCAAgaaaaattacacaaattaaatacattaatatttagtggtgcttgcagGGGTTTGAAAATTATTGTCTAAATTACACCTTGCTGCTAACTCTTCTAAAGTTACCACTTGGTGGTAAGGGTTTTgcgcaaactcgtctgggtaggtaccacccactcatcatataatcTACCCCCAAGCAGGCATATAATTGTTGATTTCCTCTTTgggtgagggagccagtgtaactatagataagagatataacatcttagtttccaaggttgtatATTGAGGATAATTAATacttctcacaatgccaatatctatttagcccatttgccagtctgcctacttattgcaataaaaaaaaagtttgactGTCAATTCTATGTTATATTTAGCTAGTTTGAtagttagtttttaataaataaaaattataataaaaaaaattaaaatttcagggGTCATAGGAATAACAACGGCCATCACAATTCCGACTCAAATGATGGGGGAGCTACGTATGAAACAATGTCAGCCAATGAGAAGAAGAACCTACTGCTACAAATCTGTGGAGTTGTTTCTGAACATACTAAAAAACTATGTACCAGGTATGTTATTCTTATACTAAAACTAGCTACCCTTCCCAACTACACAAGGatctaaataaaaagttttatcgtaatacatataactctattggtttttATTAAAGGTCCCATTTGGCATGATTTTCTCCGAGATAATTTACACTTAAGCCTTAATGAATATACCTTCCtacattatgtatgtaatatattttgtgcattagttctcaaataaaataactaatagtttatataatatatacctttcAGATCAACCCGATGTCCACAACACACAGAAGAACAGCGTCGAGCTTTAAGGAACAGCGTTCTAGAACCTTCCACCCCAGAGTCCCAGACAATGGGCCTAACAGCTGACGAAGCAGGATCCCCACCAGACTCGAGCCCTTCATCTTCCTGCTCATCCTCTAGTCGCAAACGTGACAGGCATCGCGCTCCTCCAAAGATGAAGAATAAGAGAGATAGGAACATGTCGCCAAATGGTAGGGATTGAACGGCTAAATTAATTTCGTAGAATTAAAGCATTAATGCCCATTGTTTTGGAAATCCATACACGAAGTAGTAAAAGAGAAAAATGTAAAACAGCTGAACAGATTACATCAACCGTATGGTTGATTATTAAGAACCATTTAAACcagattttgaatatttaaattacgttGTAATAGTTGTTTAGGAGCTATGATGCCATAAACTAACAAAAACAGACAGACGCACAttaagcttttaaaaatatgaaacagtaacagtaacagcctgtaaatgtcccactgctgggctaaggcctcctctcccttttttgaggagaaggtttggagcttattccaccacgctgctccagtgcgggttggtagaatacacatgtggcagaatttcgatgaaattagacacatgcaggtttcctcacgatgttttccttcaccgaaaagcacgagatgaattatattaagtcgagatggcccagtggtaagaacgcgtgaatcttaaccgatgaacgtgggttcaaacccgggcgagcacctctgaatttacatgtgcttaatttctgtttaaaaaatatgaaaaatcaatTGAAATAGCTACTACAatggataaattttatatttgttatttgttacaattaaatCATGAttccataaaattttaatgacccAAACGTGAACATGGTTTCTTaccaaagttattatttattgacttgGGCGCATAAAATTAAAGTGCTATAATTTTCTCTCATTTGAAAGTAagcttgaaaattttaatattttagtaggCTTTAAGACCCATTAGGATTTTTGAAGCAATTTGTCAACCCATAGTATTAATTGAATTAGTACAagttaaattagaaaataaggATTCCAGAAAATTTATGGGTGtttgtattattgttaaattaaatatcttaaaaagcTATTTAGATCTCAAATCAATTAGATGTttgtaatatcattaaaatgatACAAATAATTTGCTACtttattgtgaaaaaaaaaaaataaagtatgctctacttattattctattttatacttaatatttttatgaaataaattgaatattgtatgtgtgtataCATAGAGTATTATTCATATGTGTATGTAAGAAAGAAATTGAGAGtcatattaatgtttttgttcaGTGCAGAGAACATTTGAATCTTAATGTTCAAAGCTAGGCAAGCAAGATAGTTGCTTTACACGTCCGTTTTGTATCCAAATAATTATTCCCATAAAGTATgatgaaaaatatcgtgaggaagcctTTATGTTTTGGACGAAACGATGAcggttttataaaattcttcCAGCCAATATTGTCAACATTATAGCTTAATATATTTGACAACTTTTCCcattataaaagatatatagtCAACTGTTAGAATAGCGAACATAAGTGTTTTATGTAATTCGATGTTGTAATACATAAggttaaattaatatagatgtcttaagaatatataaaaaatatataatctaccCTCGATCTAACTGGATTATATAAAGGTGCAATACctttagaaatattatgattaatgtgACATACTCGTGTATATGTTGTTTAGTTCTTGTGTGTGTATATGAAACAAATTGCAAGTTATTTTTGACAAAAATCTGATGTATTTTTTCACCTCCCAATGCATTTATGCTTAATGTTCCTATATTGCAGATGCGTTGCTTATTCCAATCTGACAGGGTatagttttaatgaaaatttattgtcaACAATGActtgatttaattcaaaaataatttaaataataaatcaactgatattataattttgacgaagtttgaatgtttttttgaaACCATAGACACAGCGAATTGCGATCATAGACTATATGCAATCGCTATTCTGTTGTGAATTACTAGTAAAGCTTAAGGGAGAAAGTGCTTATGCGGTTCAAtagtagattttttaatatttctgattGGTCTACTGCACATTGAGCTTTTGTCATTACAGGTTTACATAAAGAAGGCAAGTATTAACCGCATAGTGACTTTGTATCTTTTAGAGAATAGTCAAATTTGTGAGGCTATTTCTCAGCTTATTGTCTAtggttataaatttattattgagtTAATATTAGTTGTAAATGAATGTTTTATCTTTagtttgtttcaatttaatttgtatgaGGTGTAAACAAAACTAAGAAAATAACATCCGTCTACATCCCTTTAGTGTTTGAAAGAATAACTGTTCTACTTTGCATTTAATTggtaatagaaataataacattagttctgtcattatgtatacataattttGACATTACAATTTATCTTCTATGTTAAAATACTCCATACATGCTCCTTTCTtggtttttgaatttaaaatagcaatttgactgaatatttatttaatttataaataaggttattagatattattttgtttgcatTTTGTACAATCTGGTAATTAAAAAGCCAATTGGCTGTACAAAGTAAGCAATgacttgacaaaaaaaaaattaatctttagtagtgaaaaataaaattaaaaatttttacctacatacattattatatcatagaactatctaaaaaataatattgaattgaatttatgaactaatgaaaatgtttaaaatttgaattgttgtaaataaattttcattattatatcatagaactatctaaaaaataatattgaattgaatttatgaactaatgaaaatgtttaaaatttgaattgttgtaaataaattttgaatttttatcatGTCGGTCAgagattgattgatttgattcaaaattattaaatgaattaagcattgtaagaaataacatttgattaattatattttattttaatttagaatttacaaatttattaaatcaatccaattttaatttatttgaactacaaaatttaatttgaaatgttttaaaataatacctgGGATgtactgatttattttataatattgaattagccaccgaattattaaattaagatttgcTTTTTATGTATCAATAAGATGATTTCCTCACATTATgtctcaaaaatatatttaagcccggtttctatttacaaaaaaccATTTGTTTTGCTAAAAGATAGTATGTaactaacgtttttttttaattaaaacttttaggcatattcatacatttatcttcattattttatagttatttgtaGACTTTTGTTCCGAAAGTAATAAGCCAATGGCAGCTTGTGGACTTGTTAACATTTCTATctttaaacaaaatgaattgtTTCTGGTAAGTAACCGGGCAATAGCATACTGGAATCTTGACAGATGAAGGCGTGACATCTAGTGGCCTAATTGGAAACTAATTTGTGTTACAATTAAtactcaaatattttataaacatatttgtattggtttattttattacgtgaAGTCAATTTCATTTTCGATAAGGTTGACGTGACACTAACttaaaatatctcaaaaaataaTTCCCATAGTAAGATTTTTCactaattgtaattgtaaatattgcaCTATTTGTCCTTTCTAAAAATTTGTAACTCTATGTAGGCCATGTTCACTAGCCCACGCCCAATTGTCAGACCCCGCGAtagtgattttaaaattaataaatattgttgctATGTAAAATGATCTTTAGATGTCAAGTAGATGTTAaatgtgaataaaaattatctacatatattttgtttattattattcttcatAGTCGAAACGTTATTCggagagcggtcgtggtcgccacgAAGTGCCATCTCTCTCTGACAGCTGTTATCTTAATACATTTATGCAATGCCGCCCACCGCAAATCTGATTTGGTCAGTCCATCGCTAGACGCCCGAACGCGAGACCtgattattattgtacaataatttgtctgattattattatacaataatttgtctgattattattatacaataccaCATGCCATTGACTTGGGTACTTCTTGACCAAGTCTGGTATCAGATTAATGATTGTCTGTAAATCGTAATGATGATATAGTCAGCGTCTGTAGACCAATAACGCATACTGTATACGTTATTGGTCTACAGACGCTGTTTTCATTCCTTATAAACCGCAGTTAACTTCATagctatcaaataaaatattgattatgcCTTAGTATTGCAGTCTTGTTTTGTTCCGAAGAGATAGGGGCATACGTTTCCAAAGGACAAAACTTGTTTAAAACAGTGATTCACCGTATATCTGCCATAATTAATCAGAATGCCACAATCAtgaataattagtaaatattcgCGATGATAACATTACTAGCGATTGTGTGTAATAGCGATGTGACATTTCTAGCGACTACACTAGCGCCTCTCGCGACGaattcaaacaattattaaaattaaaaaaaaaaacaaagagcaCGCGTTGAATAAAAGTTCTCGaaataaaacacatacataaaagAATAAACCATTATTTATTGGCATAATAGTAACCATTGAAGTATTTACATTAGAAATACAGATATCACATAAAACACAAGTCAATCGTTTTAAAAAAGCGACGTTGATTTTTCAATACAGTaagtacgattttttttttaaaaaagatctTTGGAATgggagaaatatatataaaaatcaattgttAAAAATGTCTTATGTTCATAAGCGTCGTAAGATATAaagaattacaatataattaatctaaaacatgatgaatgttatttaaaaaaaaaagtagaaagaaatatataattacaacaaaACGCTTCTCAACACATTactcgaatataaaaaaaatgatttaactcaaaaacaataaattttcatacattttaaagaACTAGACATGATTATTAAATTCTCAAGCACGATATTCTACTAGTCCGATATTTTAATACGAAGCGAAGCGAAGACTTTATTTTTTAGTGAaactgatataatattaaattagctCATTCAAAATGAcccttttttatcttttttatccaCATGCCATTGAATTATACGTATaccatttttatgaataaataccaTAAACTGTAAAATTTTCATGTCTTagtagttgttttattttaattaaaaatcagtcTAGTTCTTTAAATGTCTATGGAAATTGAATTAGTATCAAGGTAAGcacaaaaataactataatttattcacTACAAACatctgtctgtatgtttgtgCTCGATGTTATTATCGCtaagtttgttattattatttgttattttgtaaaattctaATACCACTATGCTATTTCAAATACGGAAggcttatttgaattttaatataattattgaatactatattttaataaagaccgTCAACAgtcgttttgtttatataaaaacagctATTAGGAACCATGCCAGCCACATATCATAAAAAACTCCAGCATCTGAACTTGTTtgcagttaaaaatattattctacttATTTCCTTAccgtgtattattttgtatgaagcacCAATATTTCGCGTAGTGATTtcattacttaatttatatttcctatTTGTAGCGgtggaattatttttaatttaaaaaaggaggCCATTTTTTGTCTATATTACCTATCTTTAGATATTACAAAACAGtaagctttttatatttattattaataatgcagagaataataaaaataaatctgaaaatatttttagtctgTGCATATACCATAAGAGAATGGATATAAGatcttttttataatgaaattatatttaaagaaatatatcattccttggtaaaaaatataattaaaggtaGCAACATTTACacgatatttttttgtcaatgcACAGACTAAATATCTAAATGGAATTTGAAGggaagctatttattattattgtcgatacgaatattaattaatttattgcataTAAAGTACAAGCAAGATTTTCTGAATGAAGACTGGACAAGGCCCTTTAACATAAATTTGTCTAAAATgattatgtgtatattattaatgtctatAGAACTTGTAGAAAATACaacaaatatgatttaatataaaaaaaagaaaaacatttttaattaaacattatagttttaaatacttacatagtaaatttttaatattattattaaaaattcaatttttatttattttatttatctcgaATGGTTTGACAATATTTTGAGAAGGCAACTGTCTCCATCACGAAGAAGTTAACCGGAATCGTTAATAATAGTATCACGAGAACATACGGTCAATTTACGTTGCACCTCAAACAAGGAAAAAATGGCAACTTTTGTTATGCATACTTAATCAACTAATTTGTCAACCATACAAACATGTATGCATATTCTTGTTGACTCTCTGACAAATTGCAAACATAGCAATCGCCAACTATTTCACTGTTAATAGgcatgtatttgttttataaatcttaCAAGTTCTATAGaaacatattgtatattattatatataatacgcgATATATTTCGGATATCCTAGAGAATTGTTCTTGCGTAgcgtgtttattttaaaatataaaatactgctTCTACGTGATAGTAAAATCGGCACCTATGTTTTCTTTATCTAAAACTGCATTTCATTTCCGAAATTATCgaaaaattgacaatttaattaaaaatttttgagcgtttgactatttatatattaaatatatttagttaattaataattgcgtaattttagaaatatttttttcacagcATTAATCACATATCAACTTTTATTTGATAGTATGAGTGGGTTTAAAtatgcaattataaataatttcgataTTCCATCTCACCccaataacataacattttaaattcgttttagTCAGCAAATGGAATGAattgtattttactttttttatcacATAGTTAATATGCAGAAGTAAATGGGTGACGGTGaatcatacatataatttatttaacgttttttagcgggtgattatttaaacaatgctctgtcttcttcttgCGAATGTCAAATGaacaatgacagaaagagcgaaatcattgtatatttaaacagccgctaagcattttttataactaaggccgtataaaattgaatttgactcattaattaaaaaaacttattgtcCTTTCGATAAGTGACAGCTAGCATTTTTATAACGACAAGCGACGGTTGTCGaaaaattctaaaatttaaaattcaattatataaattaaatcgagATTGATCAATCATCTGAATCTGATAAAAAGTCCCACTCCATAtacaacttaataatataacaaatatacatagtttgtattttaaagGCCCGTAAATGCGTTGATTCTTGTTCATAAAAATCTGGTTTCATCTAACATGTAGAaacgatataaattaaattttaaatctacttgtattttatatttatagtaatatgaAATAGTCAAACGCTCCAGAAAGTCGAGAGATCTGCTACACACGTGACGAAACACAACAATTTTCTAAACCACGCGAATGGTTCCGCTGTTAATCCGCGTTGATGATGGACTCGCGGCCTTGGCCCACACCGATGTATTTCACTGAAAACATacgtacaaaaaaattattattttggtaaTGATTTAACTGTACACAAACTtcacattacattataattcatctcgtgcttaacggtgaaggaaaacatcgtgaggaaacctgcatgtgtcaatttcatttaaattctgccacatgtgtattcaccaacacgcattggagcagcgtggtggaataagctccacaaccttctcttcaaaagggagaggaggccttagcccagcagtgggacattaacaggctgttactgtactgtactgtaaacttcacattattattttattaaaacggtatgagcaaaaaaaaaaactatgcaaGTTAAAATGTGTGTGGTTTAACATGCTTTATAAGTATTGATAGAAAATAATTGGGACATTCTTTATCTATTTCAGTTCGTCGGTCTGAATacacaaatgtaaaaaaatacatatagttaaaaataatcttgCATAATCGACGGTGGCCATATTGGTATACGTTATTGCTATATATAATCTTACCCGGTATTTGTAGGTAGTCCTCAATGGTTCTGACGTAGGTTCTCGCCGCTTCCGGTAATTTAGACATCTCTCTAACATCCTCGGTGCTGCACGCCCAGCCCGGCAGTGTTAAATATTctacctaaaatattatataaaaaatgtaagtactaataattaattactgtactatacataaaaatatgcttAATTCTATAATAATCTAGCTAACTCTAATGGTTTACGTCACTAAAGATTTATCATCCTATTTATCTGTCTATATCCATTGTTATATTTCTCGAATAAAAATCTGACAGATGTACATATATAACCAAATAGTTTTAGGAATAGTGTGCGTATTCCacaagctccaaaacttctcctaaagaggagaggaggcatttGTGATAGGGCATTTGCCGTGGATacttaactaataaaataataattatattaattgtacctCAACATTACTCAGTTCGGGCATCGACGACGGGAAGTAATCGATCTTCTTTCCATTCAATTTGTACGCGACACCAACTTTAATTTCTTTCAACGTGTCCAAAATGTCGAGTTTCGTTAGACATAATCTAAAAAATGGCACAAAaactatttagaatatatatttatcacataCGTGAATAGGAAAATTTGGAAAATCATGTTATGATATCAAATTAAAGGCAAGAAACTTAAAAAACACGAAACAATGCGAAATATTGCCTCCACGTGTGATAGGAGGACTAGATCAGTAGTAGCGCACCACGTCCAGTGTGCGCCCCCCGTGTATGTGACTCGTGTGGGACAGTACGGGCGGTACTCACGAGGTGTACCCGTTGACGGTGGCGGTGTAGCGCACGACGACCAGGTCGAGCCAGCCGCAGCGCCGCACGCGCCGCGTCGTCACGCCCACCTCGTGCCCGCGCGACTGCAGCAGCTCGCCCGTCTCCTGCGCGCAAAACACGTTACTACTGTTCCACTAGTACTATAACCACTAGCGATGTTACGATTGCCAGCGCAAAAAAATTTTTTGGCGatcaatgtatttaataatgtatgaatattcttttttaattcaaatggcGATAGATCTTAGcgccaaaaataaatttataatatcactatttacataattat
The Nymphalis io chromosome 19, ilAglIoxx1.1, whole genome shotgun sequence DNA segment above includes these coding regions:
- the LOC126776216 gene encoding SAGA-associated factor 11 homolog, whose translation is MNNSINIMSELSMNDLNSKFFEIMQNETNAEDAANFIYESVCDDVTLGVLFEFHHGLKTGLTDLLEGEKEEEEGYKIVNSPECDVFGFSILKKTPDSNCSCPNCDRPVSATRFAPHLEKCMGMGRNSSRIASRRIASNSREPTSYAGLLSDDEDDADWSGGSLQSDRRKRRMKNNHNKRSSKSHKGHRNNNGHHNSDSNDGGATYETMSANEKKNLLLQICGVVSEHTKKLCTRSTRCPQHTEEQRRALRNSVLEPSTPESQTMGLTADEAGSPPDSSPSSSCSSSSRKRDRHRAPPKMKNKRDRNMSPNGRD